Proteins from a genomic interval of Plasmodium sp. gorilla clade G2 genome assembly, chromosome: 10:
- a CDS encoding succinate dehydrogenase subunit 4, putative produces the protein MKLKLNLAKKKKGFELPGLDGFKNAVNKLLGTGVERYFKIVNIAIVFLFLTIIHYIRSFNKRGSRYRNKGSLYMYYGFLVCLIGFAVSINWIYIEYVKNKKKKSNSPLDVKVGKKNK, from the exons atgaagctCAAATTAAATttagcaaaaaaaaaaaaaggatttgAACTCCCAGGATTAGATGGATTTAAAAACGCAGTGAATAAATTACTAGGAACAGGTGTAGaaagatattttaaaatagtTAATATAGCTATCGTTTTCTTATTCTTGACCATTATTCATTACATAAGATCCTTTAATAAAAGAGGTTCACGTTATAGAAATAAAGGTTCACTCTATATGTATTATGGATTTTTGGTTTGTCTAATTGGTTTTGCTGTTAGCATTAATTG gaTATACATtgaatatgtaaaaaataaaaaaaagaaaagcaaCTCACCACTAGATGTCAAAG